The Rhodothermaceae bacterium genome contains the following window.
CCACAATCCGGGGGAAGATGTTATGCTGGTCATCCAGCAGGATATCCTCCCAATCAATGAACCCGTCACCACTCCAGTAAGCGGCCATGCGCATGAGATCATGGTCAAACAATACAAATGCATTCCCGGCTGCAACTCCACCATCCCCTGGATCAAGTCTGATGGCAATGCCTTTGTAAGCGAAATTCCGGGAGCGAAAATCTTCATTGGGAATGGGGCTGCCTCGACGGTTGATTCCTTTTGATCCATCAGATGCATGTGCAATCTCATAGGTCCGCATCAAAAATGTCCCGTAATCCATGTCCTTCCACGGAGTGTTTTGTGCGGGTTCAGGGCCGAAGGAAGTTCCCCGGGGAAGTTCGTCCAGATAGGAGGAGGTGATCTCAAAGAAAGCATCCGGATTGTGGTCATGCAGAAATTCTTCCCGGATATAAAGGATTACAGCGTACTTTTCCTGCGGAGTTAATTGCGACTGAGGTGGCATAAGTTCGCGCCCCAGCGTGAGTGTATTGTATAGGGAGAGCGGATCGCTTCCATACTTGAAGGGATCTTCCCAGAATTGACGTGAATTGGGGAGTGTGCCCTGGATGCTGGGGGTTCCGTGGCAGGAAAAACAATTGGTTCGGTAGATCTGCAGCCCGCGATGATAGAACTCCTCAGTCCAGTTGTTAATGATTCCGGCGTGATCCAGTACATGTTCGTAATCCGGGAGATCGGACGGACTCAGAATGGTAGGACCTGCAGACTCAGGAGTCTGGCATGACGCCAAGGCAAGTAGGACAAGAGGAAGTAAGTAGCGCTGGAGCATGGGGGATAGGATAAGATATTCGCATTTTGTTCGCAAGTCCCACCCCGAGCATCTCATGGAATGCCCCTACAGGTGCCTTGGGGTTCGAATCAATTGATGTTCAGGGCCCGTTAAGTCGAACGACTTAGATGAGCCTGACGGTAATCCCCGCATCATGCAGAAATTGTTTTGCCTGTATGATCGTAACCTGTTTAAAGTGGAACATGGACGCAGCAAGAACAGCGTGAGCGCGCCCGATTAGCAGAGCATCCCGTAAATGCTCAAGTGTACCAGCGCCACCCGAGGCGATAACGGGAAGCTGCACAAGTTCATCTAGCCGTTGCAACAGCTCCAGATCATATCCAATCTGAGTACCATCCCGGTCCATGGATGTGACCAATAATTCACCAGCGCCTCGCGTCTCTGCTTCTTTGGCCCACTCAAGTCCATCAATTCCTGTGGCTCGCCGTCCTCCGTGTGTATAGACTTCCCAGCCTCCCTGGGGGCGTCGTTTCATGTCAATTGCCACGACCACACATTGGGCGCCGAATGCCTCAGCACATTCTGTTATGAGATCGGGTGTCCGAATTGCAGCGGAGTTGATGGCGACTTTATCCGCCCCGGCGTGAAGCATTTTTCGCATATCCTCCAAGGTTCGGATACCTCCGCCAACGGTCAGAGGGATAAAAATCTGTTCGGCCGTTTGACGAACAACATCGTGCATGATATCACGCCCTTCATGGGTTGCCGTAATATCCAGAAATACAAGCTCATCGGCTCCCTCCTTGTTGTACACATGCGCCTGTTCAAGGGGATCCCCGGCATCAACCAGGTCCACGAACTGGATTCCTTTTACGACGCGCCCCTGATCCACATCTAGGCAGGGGATAATCCGCTTGGTTAGGGGCATCTTTTTAATCCTTCGGGCCAAAGAGTATGGTCTGAAAATTTTCCCTCATAGAGTGCCCGGCCAATGATGACTGAATCTACACCGACAGACTCCAGTTCGTCCAATGCTGCTAAATCTTCCGGCCCGGATACACCACCACTTGCCATCAGTTTCGCAGATTCAAGCTGCATCCCTAAAGTGCGATAGGCACTCAGATTGGGGCCAGTCATAGTACCGTCTCGACTGATGTCGGTATAGATAATACGGCGAATTCCGCATCGTTCCATCTCTCTTGCAAACTCAAAAGCAGCCACCCCGGTCCCTTCAAGCCATCCGCTCACACGGACCTCCCCCCCTTTGGCATCTATGCCAACTGCAACACGTTCTGCTCCATATTTTGTAACCATTGTACGGACGAGTGAAGGATCCTGAACGGCAGCGGTACCGATGATCACCCGGTGGATTCCATGCTCAAGGATACGGGTGACATCTGCACTGGACCGAATTCCTCCACCAGTTTGGACCGGAATGGACACTTGTTTTGCGATCGAAGCAATTGTTTCTGTATTGTGTGTCTGTCCTCCGGATCGTGCAGCGTCAAGGTCGACAACATGCAACAGTGTTGCTCCCTGAGATTCCCATTTTTGGGCAACCGTCAAGGGGTTACGATGATAGTTGGTTACCTGATCGTATGCTCCCTGCATCAACCGTACACAGCATCCATCCAAGAGGTCAATTGCCGGCACCGGAATAATCATACAAGTTGGGCGAAATTTGATAAAATTTGAAGACCAACTTTGTGACTCTTTTCCGGGTGGAATTGTACCCCGTAGACATTATCTCGTCCCACGACAACCGGGAGGGTTGCTCCGTACTCTGTAGAGGCAATTACGTCATTCGGGTCGGTCTTACTTGCGTAGAAGGAATGTGCGAAGTAGCAGCACGCACCATCGGGTAGGTCATGCAGAAGCGGGCTGGGCTGGACCGGCGAAACCACATTCCATCCCATGTGGGGGATTTTCAGAGTAGGATCTTGTGGTTTCAACGCTTCTACATGCCCGCTCAGTAGCCCTAAGCCAACATGTCGGCCTTTTTCCGAACTAGATTCAAAGAGCATTTGCATTCCCACACAAACCCCCAGGAATGGTACCTTGCGAGCAATTGCATCCAGAATCGGTTGTTCCAGCCCTCTCTTTCTTACTTCCTGGATACAGGCACCAAAAGCGCCGACGCCGGGAAGTACAAGTCGGTCCGCCTGATCAATGGCTTCTGGGGCATCCGTCCGGATTACCCCCGAGGCAACATACTGGAACGCTCTCTCAATGGAATGCAGATTCCCGATACCGTAGTCGATAATCGTAATCATGGAGGCCAACCATCAATTTCCACTGAGTTCCTTGGAACGTTCTGTTGCGGTCGCAACAGCGTGGATGAACATGGTGCGCAAACCATGCTGTTCCAATTCTGCAATCGCGGAGATAGAAGTTCCACCTGGCGTGGTAACTTCATCGCGCAGGATCGCAGGATGCTTATCGGTTTGATCTGCAAGTTGCGCCGCTCCAAGTACAGTTTGCTTGGTCAACCTGAAGGCTGTTGAGCGGGGAAGACCCTGTTTTACGCCGGCATCGGTCAGGGCTTCAATCAGCATGTAGACGTACGCCGGGCCACTGCCACTGAGTCCAGTGACTGCGTCCATAAGGTACTCCGGGACCCGCTCCACCCTGCCTACGGCCTCAAACATTTCTCGAACTAATTCAACGTGTTCAACAGATGCGGAGGCTCCTGCGCAGATAGCAGTCGCTCCCTTGAACACCGTCATTGGCGTGTTTGGCATTGTACGGACAACCGGTTGATGGTCCGGGAATTCCTTTGCGATCCGGTCTGTAGTAAGCCCGGCGAGTACAGAAACAATCAAGGTTCCCGGATTGACGAATTCACGAATTTCTTCCGCGACACTCAGCCAATTTGTGGGTTTAACGGCCAGTACGATGATAGAGGCATCTTTGACGGCTGCTTTGTTATCTACGCCCGCAGATACGCCGGGAAGTTTTCTATGTAGAATCTCCAAGCCATTTGGATTCCGCCGGGTTACGCGAACTCTCGATGGATCCAGGTGTCCGCCTGAGATCAACCCGCCAACGAGAGCACGGCCGATATTGCCTGCACCAATGACAGCTATGGTTTGATGGGAGAGTGACATGGATTAGAGGACCCCTTTAGTTGATGGCATCTTTGAATTGTCTTCGCTCTGTTGTACGGCGATTCTTAATGCACGCCCGACAGATTTGAAGATCGCTTCAATCTTGTGATGCGTGTTGATCCCGTAGAGGACGCTTATATGCAGTGTACAATGTGCATGCTCTGCAAAGCTGTACCAGAAATGCTGGACAAGTTCAGTTGGGAGGTCTCCCACCGTTGGACGATCAAAATCTCCTTCAAAATAGAGTACGAATCGGCCGGAGAGATCAATCGCTGTACGGGCCAATGCTTCGTCCATCGGCACGTATGCATGGCCATAACGTGTGATATGGGATTTATCTCCCAGTGCTTTCCGTAGCGCCTGACCGAGACAAATCCCAACATCTTCGACGGTGTGGTGTTCGTCAACATCAAGGTCTCCACTGCACTTGGTTTTTAGATCGAATTGACCGTGCTTTGCAAAAAGGTCCAACATATGATCCAGAAACCCAACCCCTGTCTGGTTTTTGTAATCACCAGTTCCATCAAGGTTGAACTGGACGGAGACATTAGTTTCCCCGGTCTTTCGGGTGATCGAACTTTGCCGATCAGAAGTAACAGGTTCCATCACTGGCAAATATGGTTTAATCCGGCTTGTACGCACAAGTACACGGTTTGGCGCGTAGGTACACAATACTGTGGTCAGGATCCGCAGCGATGAGTTTTTGTTGAACCGTAACAAGAATATAAGTATGATCTATGCCGGACGAGTCTTTTAAGCGCACCTTGGTGACGTCTGCGTTGCCGTACGCCAATGGTCCGGTACATATTGGACATCTTGCAGGTGCTTATTTACCAGCGGATATTTATGTTCGCTATCTGAGGTTACAGGGTCGTGATGTGGTATATGTCTGTGGGTCGGATGAATATGGTGTAGCGATCGTGATGCAGGCAATGCAGGAGAACGTCACTCCTCAGGAAGTCGTTGATCGTTACCATCCCATGATCCGAGACAGTTTTGAGGGGTTCGGAATTAGTTTTGACAACTATAGCCGCACCACACGTGAGGTCCACACGGAGACCAGTCAGGATTTTTTTCGGAGATTATCCGAGAAGAATGAGTTTGTGCTGAAGCGAGAGGAGCATCTTTACGACCCGGAGGCAAAGGTTTTTCTCGCAGATCGTTTTGTGCATGGCACCTGTCCCATTTGTGGTTACGAGGATGCCTATGGAGATCAGTGTGAAAAGTGTGGCACATCACTCAGCCCCACGGAGATCAAAAATCCGCGGAGCACACTCACCGATGCAGTCCCGGAGTTGCGCCCGACGACTCACTGGTATTTGCCCCTGGGACAGTGGCAGAGCCGATTGGAAGCCTACATTTCCAGTCATTCTGACTGGAAGCCGAATGTTCTTGGGCAGATTGGGGCTTGGTTTACAGACGGATTGCGTGACCGGGCAATCACCCGTGACGTTCCTTGGGGAGTTCCCGTACCACAGGAAGCTGCGGACGCAGCTGGTGTGCAATCAGAGGGGAAAGTGATTTATGTATGGTTTGATGCACCGATTGGATACATTTCATCAACGCGGGAATGGGCGCAGCGCAAAGGTGATCCAGAGCGATGGAAGCTGTACTGGCAGGATGAGGATTCCAGACTAATTCACTTTATTGGCAAGGACAATATCGTATTCCATACACTGATGTTTCCCGCGATGCTGATGGGCTACGGGGAGTATGTAGTGCCGGATCAGGTTCCTGCGAATGAGTTTCTGAACATTGAAGGCAGCAAGTTGTCAACGAGTCGAGGATGGGCGGTGTGGTTGCACGAGTACCTCAATGATTTTCCTCCAGACTTGCTACGTTATGTACTCACTAGTACGCTCCCCGAGTCCAAAGACTCTGATTTCAACTGGAATGATTTTCAGACGCGCGTCAACAGTGAGCTAGCGGATATATTAGGCAATTTTGTCAATCGTGCTCTGACATTTGCCGAGCGCGAGTTTGACAATAAGGTCCCTCCACTGTCTTCTCCTTCTGCAGCAGATGAAGCAGCTCTTGCAGAATTGGCAGGGTACCCGCAGCAGATCGGGGCAGCCTATGAGCGGTTTCGGTTCCGCGAAGCAGCGCGTTTGACGATGAATATGGCGAGACTGGGGAATAAGTACTTCAATGACCAGGTTCCATGGGTTACGCGGAAGACCAACCGGTCTCAGTGTGCCAATACAGTTCATGTATCTCTACAGATTGCGGCAGCGTTGTCAGTACTGATGGATCCGGTTCTTCCGTTTTCGGCAGAAAAGCTTCGAGGTATGTTGAGGTTCGGGGGAGTTCGATCCAGTCTACCTGACTCCGATCATTCGGAGGGGATTGGTTGGTCGGAGGCAGCTTCCTCTCCACTTCCAGCAGGACATGAACTTGGTCGCAAAGAAATTCTCTTTCATAAAGTAACGGACGATACCATTCAGACACAGATCGAAAAATTAGAATCCACCGACCCGGAATCGGGTCCCCCGTATGTGGAAGCAAAACCCACAATCAGCTACGATGATTTTGCAAAACTGGATCTTCGGACCGGTCGCATACTTAGTGCAGAGCCAGTTCCAAAATCCAAAAAACTGCTAAAGTTGCAGGTAGATCTTGGCTATGAAACCCGTCAGATCCTTGCGGGGGTTGCAGAACATTTTCAACCGGAGGAAATGATCGGGCAGTCCGTTGTGGTAGTCGCGAATTTGGCACCTAGGAAGATGATGGGGCTTGAGAGTCAGGGAATGCTTCTGATGGGGGAAGACAGAGAAGGACGTCTGTCACTCATTTCTTCAGGAAGCGAGGAGGGATCCATTATCTGCTAAGATCAATCTGGAGCTAAAAGATTGGAAAGGAAACTCGAATCCAGATTGAATAGCAGATCAACGTCTGTACACATACTGTACCAGAGGCTCATTGTATGTGGTCATGCTCCAAGCCCGGTTTGTTCTTGCTAGGAATAACGACGGTTGTGCAAATCCCCTACGGACTGACATCATTGCCACCGATGTTGGATAAGCATTGAGTCTGACTTCCGTTCCGACTCAACATATCCGAGGTTGTCAGAAAATCATTCACACGTTCATAAATGATTTTCAGAGAATCTCACAAATGACTGCAATTCGGATGTGCTAGCTTAAGTATCGGGTGGTTTTTGAGAGGCCATCGGGTCGTGGACGCCGCTGCAAATTGTAGTATATTGAACCGGAGCCTGAAACAAATCTGGCTAAGAAAATGGGATTGTACCGAAAACGGATACACCAGTGACGGCAACCACATCTACCCAGGATAATTTGAGCGCCACGGCACACCTGTCTTTCGATCGCGAAAGGCAAAGCGTAGCTGGCCCCACCGTTGCTGGCAAAGGAGGTTTTTCTGATTATTCGATAGAAAGCCGTTTTCGCGACGAGATGTTCCACGACGATAGGACACTGCGGACGGTAGCGGAACGTCTAGGTACGGCGCTTAACAATGCCACACCAGAGCAGTTGATGCAGCTTCAGGATGGTGTTCGGCGGCAGTTCCTTCACGAGGGGATTACCTTCACTGTTATTGGCAAAGAAGAAGTCACCGAACAAATTATTCCCATCGACTGCGTGCCGAGGGTTCTAACTGCTTCTGAATGGGATCATATTGACCAAGGGCTTCGACAGCGCTTGCGCGCGATCAATCTGTTCCTGAAGGATATTTATCATGAAGGATGGTCATTGCGTGACGGTATCGTGCCCTACGAATTGGTTTTGGGATGCCCCCAATACCGCATGGAGATGTTGGGTACAAAGGTGCCCCACGATATCTATGTATCAGTTTGCGGCACCGATATAGTCCGTACTCGCGATGGATTTGCCGTCCTCGAGGACAATCTTCGCGTACCATCCGGTGTCTCCTACATGCTCGCCTGCCGTGCTGCGATAAAGCAAGCAATGCCGCGACTGTATCGGGCACATAATGTGCGAGAGGTCCTTCCATACCCAGGACAACTTTATTCCCAG
Protein-coding sequences here:
- the hisH gene encoding imidazole glycerol phosphate synthase subunit HisH, with the translated sequence MITIIDYGIGNLHSIERAFQYVASGVIRTDAPEAIDQADRLVLPGVGAFGACIQEVRKRGLEQPILDAIARKVPFLGVCVGMQMLFESSSEKGRHVGLGLLSGHVEALKPQDPTLKIPHMGWNVVSPVQPSPLLHDLPDGACCYFAHSFYASKTDPNDVIASTEYGATLPVVVGRDNVYGVQFHPEKSHKVGLQILSNFAQLV
- the proC gene encoding pyrroline-5-carboxylate reductase, with protein sequence MSLSHQTIAVIGAGNIGRALVGGLISGGHLDPSRVRVTRRNPNGLEILHRKLPGVSAGVDNKAAVKDASIIVLAVKPTNWLSVAEEIREFVNPGTLIVSVLAGLTTDRIAKEFPDHQPVVRTMPNTPMTVFKGATAICAGASASVEHVELVREMFEAVGRVERVPEYLMDAVTGLSGSGPAYVYMLIEALTDAGVKQGLPRSTAFRLTKQTVLGAAQLADQTDKHPAILRDEVTTPGGTSISAIAELEQHGLRTMFIHAVATATERSKELSGN
- the metG gene encoding methionine--tRNA ligase — protein: MPDESFKRTLVTSALPYANGPVHIGHLAGAYLPADIYVRYLRLQGRDVVYVCGSDEYGVAIVMQAMQENVTPQEVVDRYHPMIRDSFEGFGISFDNYSRTTREVHTETSQDFFRRLSEKNEFVLKREEHLYDPEAKVFLADRFVHGTCPICGYEDAYGDQCEKCGTSLSPTEIKNPRSTLTDAVPELRPTTHWYLPLGQWQSRLEAYISSHSDWKPNVLGQIGAWFTDGLRDRAITRDVPWGVPVPQEAADAAGVQSEGKVIYVWFDAPIGYISSTREWAQRKGDPERWKLYWQDEDSRLIHFIGKDNIVFHTLMFPAMLMGYGEYVVPDQVPANEFLNIEGSKLSTSRGWAVWLHEYLNDFPPDLLRYVLTSTLPESKDSDFNWNDFQTRVNSELADILGNFVNRALTFAEREFDNKVPPLSSPSAADEAALAELAGYPQQIGAAYERFRFREAARLTMNMARLGNKYFNDQVPWVTRKTNRSQCANTVHVSLQIAAALSVLMDPVLPFSAEKLRGMLRFGGVRSSLPDSDHSEGIGWSEAASSPLPAGHELGRKEILFHKVTDDTIQTQIEKLESTDPESGPPYVEAKPTISYDDFAKLDLRTGRILSAEPVPKSKKLLKLQVDLGYETRQILAGVAEHFQPEEMIGQSVVVVANLAPRKMMGLESQGMLLMGEDREGRLSLISSGSEEGSIIC
- the hisF gene encoding imidazole glycerol phosphate synthase subunit HisF, translating into MPLTKRIIPCLDVDQGRVVKGIQFVDLVDAGDPLEQAHVYNKEGADELVFLDITATHEGRDIMHDVVRQTAEQIFIPLTVGGGIRTLEDMRKMLHAGADKVAINSAAIRTPDLITECAEAFGAQCVVVAIDMKRRPQGGWEVYTHGGRRATGIDGLEWAKEAETRGAGELLVTSMDRDGTQIGYDLELLQRLDELVQLPVIASGGAGTLEHLRDALLIGRAHAVLAASMFHFKQVTIIQAKQFLHDAGITVRLI
- the hisB gene encoding imidazoleglycerol-phosphate dehydratase HisB, with the protein product MEPVTSDRQSSITRKTGETNVSVQFNLDGTGDYKNQTGVGFLDHMLDLFAKHGQFDLKTKCSGDLDVDEHHTVEDVGICLGQALRKALGDKSHITRYGHAYVPMDEALARTAIDLSGRFVLYFEGDFDRPTVGDLPTELVQHFWYSFAEHAHCTLHISVLYGINTHHKIEAIFKSVGRALRIAVQQSEDNSKMPSTKGVL
- the hisA gene encoding 1-(5-phosphoribosyl)-5-[(5-phosphoribosylamino)methylideneamino]imidazole-4-carboxamide isomerase, coding for MIIPVPAIDLLDGCCVRLMQGAYDQVTNYHRNPLTVAQKWESQGATLLHVVDLDAARSGGQTHNTETIASIAKQVSIPVQTGGGIRSSADVTRILEHGIHRVIIGTAAVQDPSLVRTMVTKYGAERVAVGIDAKGGEVRVSGWLEGTGVAAFEFAREMERCGIRRIIYTDISRDGTMTGPNLSAYRTLGMQLESAKLMASGGVSGPEDLAALDELESVGVDSVIIGRALYEGKFSDHTLWPEGLKRCP